ATGTACCGCACAAAGAGTGGGTTGGCGCGTTCCTGGTCGAGCTCCTCTTCCTGCCCTGATTCGCCAAGCTCAGCAGCGGCGCTCTTTCGACCTCGCTTTGGGGGCTGCTTTTTGAGAAGACGGTTGATGGTATCAAGCTGTGCAGTGTTAGCAATCCGGAAAGTGTATCAGGCGGGGTGAATGTACCTTCTCCTCTTCGTTCCTCTTCTCGCTCAGGTTCTTCCTTCGTCTCGCCATTTCTGCCCTCCTCATGGCATGTTCTTCGGCTGTGAggtgcttcttcttctgcgccTCGTTGCTCAGTGCAAGCAGGCTCCCGTCCTCCTCGTGGTCCAGCACAGCACGTTGTCGCCGCGTCAGCTTGCTCATGTCAGGCGTCTGGTCGCGGCCAATGTCCTCGTCGCTGTCCATGTCCACGTCGCCATCTGGGCCAACGAGCTCGTCGTCTTCCTCCCCTTCTGCATCTTCATCTTCGCCCTCGGCATCTTCCATGTCGTCGAGATCCGAGTCGGGGTCACTgagctcgtcgtcgtcgtcagaCATGGCCATTTCTTTTGCCTCGACTGCATCTTGTGCTTTTGTGAGGCTGATTTTGGGTTTGGAAGCCACTGGTATCGCTTTGCCTGTGGGCACCACAACAGGCTCTTCGTCATCTTCGTCGCCCTCGGCGTCCAtgtcttcttcctcttcctcttcctcttcctcttcctcacTCCCCTCAGCGTCTacatcgtcttcgtcttcgtcgtcgtccacGTCCATGGCATCGACCTCGTCTgcctcgtcgtcgttgtcgtcctCATCTTCGTCCTCCTCGCTGTCCACCTCGCGCACGACTCGACTGTTCCGCGAGGCGCGCTTGCCTGAGACGATGTTGGTGTTGCTGAGGTTGCCCTTGCTAACGGCAGGTACGCCTATGGCGTGGCGCAATTTGTTGGGCGACGATTTGACGGTCAGAGAGAGGGACTGGCGCGTCTCCTCGGGCGAGGAGCGTTGGATAGTGGCGGACGACGCGTCGTGGCGGTTCGCTGTGCCGCGGCGTGGGCGTGTGGAGGAGGCGGTGGGCGCACTGGGAGGGGGGTTAGGAGCTGCGCGAGTGCGGAGGCGGGCCATGGCGGTGTGACGGAGGAGTGGCAGGGTGGTGTGACGGAGGAGGGGAGGAGTGGAGGAGGAGCGGCGGAGGAGTGAAGGAACAGAGGAGGAGTGAAGGGACGGAGGAGGAGTAAAGGACGAGTCAGAGTGCGCAAGATGGCGTCAGGAAGCGACTTCGTTCAGTTGGATGTGCGCAGGGATTCACGCGGGTGGCACGACGTAGTGCTGAGAGCTCATGGCATTGGCTTGATGCAGAGCTTCCTGCAGCGCATGCTTTGCTCGCACCCCCAAGTGGCCGCCTCGTGCCTCACTACATGGCCCTTGGCGCGAAAGAAGGCGCGAACCCGCGCGAACCCACGCGTTCGCGTGTGcgtgggcgagggcgagggcgagggcgagggcgagtgCTGTCAGCCACATACCTGCTGTTGTTCCATTCGACGTTGTCCTCCGAGTCATCGTACTCGGTACTGAGCCGCCGTAAGCGCTTGGCCGCCCGGTCCGTCATTGCAGAAGAGCGCGCAAGGATGGCAACAGGCGAAGCAGCGTGTTCCCAAGGAAGATGTGAGTGACGTCGTCGAGGTTCAAAGCCCGTTGGTGCGTTGCATCTGAGGCTCTGGTCGTCTTCCCCAGAAGCTCGAAAGAGGAAAGGCGCGTCCGTGCCTCGGTACCGTACCTGGTCTCTCCACGCCCTGCATTAAATCGGCGTTGAAACCACCACGTTGCTGACTTGTTGCACCCACCCATCAGGTTTGAACACCTGCGTTCACTCAACAAAGCATCTATCCAGTGCAACTCACTTCATTCCATTTTACTGTGTGCTTCACGTCTGTACGGCTGCGCACATCCTTCATGCCACGGTGCAGCTCCAACTAGCTACTAACAGCAGAGCGTACTCTCTGTCGCCTTCTAATACCCAGTTGCACCGATGGAAGATCAAAAACTGCATGTCCAGTCGGCAGAACACGTCTGGTCCCCTCCAACGTGAGTGAAGTCTTACGCCTGTGGGAATCGACCTCTCACGGTGGCAGTCCCTTCGAGGCAATCAACCCTGTGCGGTCATAGAACTCTCGCATCTTGCCATCGTTCAACACATCAAACGCCTGGTTGATCTGCGCCATACGATTCGTCGCCGCCTTCTTTGCCGCCGCACCGCCCATCTCGCGATCCGGGTGGTGCTTGATGCTCAGCTTTCGGTGCGCTTGTTTCAAGCTCGCTTCGCTCGTGGACGGTGAGACTCCCAAGGTAACGTACAAGTCCTCGGCGGGCTTGATGCCGGATGCCTCCATGTACCGCCGACCGTATCCGCTGCCAGGTGGAGGGCCGTGACTGCGGTTGCTGTGGCCGCTGGAGTGCTCTTCTGGGCCATGGCTGAAGTAggaggaagagaagaagcCCCCGGGACGACGCTCTTCCGTGCGGTAGCCGCGTGGTCCTCCACGAGAGGAGCGGGGAGGCTCATTTTCGTCGTAGGTACCTTCGCAGCCGCCAAAAGGGGATGAGAAGCCGCCAGGGCGTCGCTCTTCTGTGCGGTAACCACGCGGAACCCCGTAAGAAGCCTCATCGTCATAGTCATCTTCGTAGCCGTTGGAGAACGACGAGAAGCCTTGACGGGTCTGAGAGCGTGGGACTTcatcgttgtcgttgtcgtagTAAGACTGCCCACGAGAGGACCCACGAGGAGGTCGTGGCTCATCCGTGAAATACTCGTCGAATCGTGCATCTTCCCAGCCAGGCGGCCGGGGCGCCCCAGCACGAGGCCCACGCGGGGAGTGAGCGCGCGATGGACCAGAAGATCGACTGGCATAGCCCTCGTCGTCATCGAGAATATCTCCCATGCCGCTGAAGTCAAACGCAGAAGTTCGTGATGGCTGCGGTCGTCGAGATGCGCCGGCTGCAGCCGCCCGGTAGGCCTTACCAGCCTCTCGAATATAGAATTTCTCAGCCTGTTGACGAGCATGGTCCTCAGAAGCACCCTTGTCCAGAAACTCTTCGACGACAGCTTTTGTCTCCGCCTTGATTTGTTCAGGGGTCAAGACATGGGAAGAAGCGCGATGTCGGTCATCATCACCGTCGCGTCGACAATCGTGAGGCTGGCTGCCATAGAATTCACGCTCGAAACGCGTCTCGCGTACAGGCCTGCCACGGTCATGCTTTTCCGCATAGCCTCGTGGAGACCCGCACTCTGGAGAGTCCTGGAACAGGACACCAGGACCGAACGGCCCGCTAAGGCTCTGTCCTGTCCTCTGGAGCAGGGTCTCTTCAGCCTTCTTGTGAGCTTTGTCGCGCGACAGACCTTCGTCGTGGTAGTAGTGTGATTCCATCGCTTCATGCAGTCGCTTGAGTTCCAGCTTGTTGTATCGGCCTGCACCACTGTATCGGCCAGGCATGATGTAGGATTAGCTTTGCGTGACAGCTAGCAAAGAAAAGGATGTACTGGGCGTGGCAGTGGGATTCGAGGCTGGATTCGGTTTACAGCCTGTGGAGGACTTTAAGTAAAGTGACGCTGTCGGTGAGCAAGTGTTAGTACTGCAGCGCGAGTGAAAGGCTCTGTGTGCAGTAGAATCTTGCTTGTCAGAACTGTTTGTGATCATCTCAGGAGACTTCGAGCCAGATTATGACTCCTCATGGCAGTGCGACGAAAGGCTCTTGGTGAGTCCACAGTGCTGGACAAGCATGGCAGTACACTGTGACTGCCACTCTTTGTACTGAGTGAAATGGCTTTCGAGTTCTCAACATGGTCCCCGAAACGCATTCTCACAGCGCTTTTGGGAACGCAAGCACTGTTGGGGCATGCTCACGAGCTGAACGCTGCGCAGCGGCGCTTTATCTGGACGACAGACAACTCTCGCCGCATGACGTAGTCTAGATCATGAGCTGCAAGGGATGCGAGTGCGTGGAATTGTCCAGATTCGCTTGAGCTGTCAACTAAGCTGCACAGAGGGGCTGTGGAGAGTACGCGTGTATGATCTGATATGTGTGTATTCCTATGGAGTCACTAACATAGAGCCATTATAAGATCACGCCAAGTGTCGCGGAACACAGCGTCGTTGTCTCAGCAGAATACCAGGCCAATATAACGTGGCTAAGAAAGCAAATAAATGTGCGTATAATACTACTTTTTAGCTGCGACAGTTGGTGTATGGTAAGCCGATAAAGAGGATTAGTGATCAAGGAAACAAGCCGAGCGAGGCTAATAACGTGGGGACTTCACGCGGCTTTGTCTCCGCATGCTTAGCAACGCCAGACAGAACACGACGATGGCGCGATGGGCGGTGTGCCCCGCGCAATTCTGCGCAAGATGCATGATTTATTGAGGAATTCGGTCCTATACACGCCAGGTCAATGCTGATCCTGCTGTATCATTCGCCAGTTCACCGCTACTTTCGACTTCGATCCCAATCCATCCGTGTCGATAAGCATGCAAGCCAAGTTGTGCTGATATAATAAAACGGAGTCCGGAGCCTGGGTATGTCGTGCTGGAGAGTTTCATGTGGGACTTATAAGAAGGGCTGACGCTCCTACTCCGTAGATCACTATCAGCTCATCAACAAGTACACCAACCAAGCTTCATCTTCAACTACTCCAGTCACACACAAAAGCATACAGTAAAGAGCACGACAACCATGTCTATCAAGAACGTCATCATCGTCGGCGCTGGAGGAAACCTTGGACCATCCGTGCTGAAGGCTTTCCTCGATTCGTCACTCAACACCAGCGTCCTCTCGCGAGAAGGCTCAAGCTCCACATTCCCCTCAGGCGTCAAGGTTCTCCGTGCCAACTACGAGTCCATCGACAGCCTCACGCAGGCTTTCAAAGGACAGGATGCCGTCATCTCACTCGTCGGCGGTGCTGCCCTAGGCGAACAGACCAAGCTCATCGATGCCGCAATCGCAGCAGGCGTGAAGCGATTCCTCCCCTCAGAGTTCGGCAACGACACAGAAAACACCAAAGCACAAGCCATTGTCCCCATGTTCAAAGCCAAGGTCGCCATACTAGACTATCTCAAGAGCAAGGAGGACGCCATCAGCTGGACCGCCGTGGCGACGGGGCCGTTCTTTGACTGGGGTCTCAAAGTCGGCTTCCTAGGCTTCCACGCCCCCAGCAAGACAGCCACCATCATCGGCAGCGGCAAGGTCACCTTTTCCACTACAAACCTCTACACCATCGGCGTTGCGGCCGTCAAGGTACTGGAGAATGCTGAAGCCACCAAGAACCAGCGCGTCTTCGTAAGCGAGTTCCAAACAACCCAGGACGAGATCCTGGCTGCAGCGGAGAAAATCACAGGGGAGAAATGGACGGTCAACAAGGTTGCCGTGCAAGACCACCTTGCGAAGGGTAACGAGCTGCTGGCGAAGGGTGACTTTTCTGGTATCGGAAATCTGATTCAGGTATCTATATATGATGAACAGGCGCTGTCTGATCTGAAGCCGCAGGGCCTATGGAACGAGAAGTTGGGGCTCAAGCAGGGAAGCTACGAGGACACTATCAAGGCAGCGTTCGCGGGTAAGCTGGCACATGAAGTTTAAACTTTGCAGAGACAATAATAAGCATTGCATGATTTTTGTTCTTCACATTGTTGTTTGTGTTGCATTTACTCATGAGCTCTTTCACATGGACGGCTCCTTTCATGCGTTGCTCTGTCCCGGACGAACAACTATGTACCTTTTACTTCAAGAAGGTGTTCACCGGCAGACGGTAAACGTCGATGGTCCAGTACGGCCTCCTTGTACCTTCCCACTCTTTGCTTCCGTGCAGTCCAGCGGGCACCTTGATGTCCTCCCAAGTTGTGTCGAAGCCAGCTTCATACAGATCGATCTCGGACACCTTGGTGTAGACATCGTAGCAGATCTGTCGATCAGCACCCAGGCCATTGTACCACCCGAACTTTCCGTCCTTTGCGAGCAGCTGGATGACGTACTCGGCGAAGAACTCCTTCAACGCCGCGTAGTCCTCGGCGAACGTGTCGTAGTAGATGGCGTCTAGGACAACACCCTGCTCGACGAGCTTGGGAAGAACGTCTTGCCATCTGCCCTCGTGGATGTGAACGTTGGGCTTGTCGTACCACCCGGTCTCCCTCAGGCGCTGGTGAACCTGCGGGTGGGCTTCGATGATGTGATGTTCAGAAGGGTCGTGTGTCAGGATGGCTGTGTCGACGATACCCATTCCGTGACCAACGTTCATGGTTCGCAGACCCTTCTTGGGAATCAGGGTCTCAGCGTGGCGCTGCATGATCTCAGTCTCCCAGTCCATCATGACGGCATTGTCGCTCTCGTCCAGGAGGATACCGGGCTTGTAACGTAACTGACTGCGAATGTACGCCTTGTTGTCCAGGGAGACATCATCGAGAACCTTCTCTTCGATAGCTTCTGCGACAGCTTGCGCCTCATCCTCGGAGACCTTCTGCTTCTTGGCCGCGGGCTGCTCCTCGCTGACCTCCTCGCTGACCTCCTCTTCGACTTCAATGGCAGATGTTCCAAGACCGAGGGCCTGCATCTTAGCAAAGAGAAGTTCAGCACGGACACCGGCTTCTACCATCAAGTTGTAAATCTTCTGCTGGCCCAGGCGGAGGGCAATGCATCCTGGAGTCTCGTCTTCCCTGTTCAAGTCATTCCAGATAGCGCCGTTCTCAAGCAGAATATGGACTGTCTGAATGGCATTTTCATCTGCCTCTTTTCCCTCTTCAGCCTGACCGCAAGACGCAATGGCAGCATGAAGCGGCGAAGTTGCAACCGTTGCTGTGGGGTCCTGGACGTTGGCTGAGCCCTCCTTGAGCGCAACCTTCAGTGCAGGAACATCGTGACGCTCTGCCGTAGAGATGATGCGCTTGGCCAGAAGGATCTCTTGTTCGGTTGCTTGCTCTGCCATCTTGTTGGGTTGTTTTTTTCCTGTTGCTCTGGGTGATTTCTGACATTTTTTGCTATTGCAGGGATCATGATGAAATAAGCGAGGGCTAGTGCCTCACCCCTCCTTCCTATGGGGGTTAGCATATGCATTGGCCAGGTACCAGAGTTGATGGACATCAAGTAGGAATTAATGTTCTTGATTATGCCAGCTTTCTGAAAATATCCCTTCGTACTAAACTCGTCTTTCAATTAAAACGCCATGTGGATaaactatacgcttagtaTCGTACTAGGGGGCTGCCCCAGGCGACTTGAACTTGGCATACGGATTGTTCTCCCTAGTCGGTAGATCCTGCGACGACGTTCTAGCAGTGAATCCTTGCTTGTGAGTTGTTGGTTTTACTCCAGAACCTGAGCTCCTTTCCGTTAGCTCGCCAGTGCTGGGTTTTATTCTGAATGCAGAGAGCAGGCTCTGTCGCTCCTGCTCCGTATCGCTGTTCAGGTCAATAGTTGCCTCATCTACTCCCTGTTTTGAATGTTGAACCAAATTCTGAGTTTGCTGGGTCAAGCGTGGGCGAGGTGGAAGCCCTGATGGGACCTCAGATCCTATAAGACCGCCTGGTTGCAGATAGTCTTGATGGGTCTGTGGATAGTCCGATTCACCTCGAAGATCGAAACCATCAGCGCTGCTGAACATTGGGGCTGTAGGAACAGGAGGCTGCGAGACAGCGGGAGAACGGTGGGAAGATTGGTAGCTGTTCAATTCGGAAACACGCTGCTGGCGTGCTTCAGTAGGTGCGGGCAGTAGGGTTTGGCTGAATCGACTCTGAGTGCCGATGACAGGTATGGGTGCAATGTCTAGCGGTGGTGAGAATGTTGGCGTCTCCCGCGCAGGCTTTCTCCGATTCACAGGCGGATGGCTCTGTGCTGAAGCGTGTGTAAGCATTGGTGGCAATTCTGGCTTTGAGCGCATATACCCCAAAGGCAGATCGGCTGGGAATTGAGCTTTGTCGGTGGATGGAGGGGATTCGCTCAATGTATGTGCCTCCAGTTGTTCGAGTGAGCTGTCACCGGTACGCTGTCGCTTGAATGAACGCGCACCAGGCATTGCGGACACTCCTGGTTCCTGCTTGACACCTACAGGTGCTTCCTCGGCTACTGTTACAACTGGCCGTTTTGTGCGGGCCGTAATTCTACCCTTCTTtggagcagcagcggcagcagtgATTGCTGCTGCAGTCGAGCCTCCTGTAGATGCCGTAACGCTTGTCTTAGGCAGCTTTGTTGTTTTCCGATTTATAGTGCTCCCATCTATAGCGCCGCGAATCCCTTCCAACTCTTCAATGTATTCCCAGAACCATTTCCAGACAGATGCATTGAGCCGAAGGTCGACAAAGCTCTCACGGACGGCAGTGCGCATCGCTCGGATGTCGCCGAGCAGTAGACTGTTGTTACGTGTCTCGGAGTGTGTTGAGATCAAGACCGCGACTGCAACCATCTCGACAGGGGCAAATGTCTGTACGCCTCGTAGGTACTTGTTGCCGTTTGTGAATGTGTTAGGATCTGCTTCGATGAGGTCTCTAAATGTAACCCAAACACTCGCAAGGTGTGACTTAAGGCCATCGTCCACGGCGCTTTTGTTGCTCAGAAGCTTGGGTAGATGCGTGTGGTTGGTTTTCAGTATTGGAACCCCGTTGGCGTTCGTCGGGTGCATGCATTCGACGATCTGGCTGAAGCACGATAGAGTAAGCTGGAAGTCCTTGGATCGCGCCCGGTCTTTCATCAGAGAGTATACGGTCGGGAAGTCTTTGACGAAGATACTTGCGATTTCTTGCCAGGGCCCTGTCGACGCACGCATCTTCTCAGCCAGGTTCAGCTGCACTCCCATCTGCACTCTAGCAAAGAGATCCTCTTCTTGTTTCGGCGATAAGTTGCCGAACTCGAACGACACGAACTCTTTCCTGTAAAACTGCCGTTGTAGCCGTGTCGAGAGAACGCGTTTCCGTTTGCTGCCAGCAGGCTCACAGAACCACCTGAGGGTGTTAGTGTCGCTGCAGAACGGATCATCCGCTGCACCTACCACTTCTCTCCGCGATAGTCGTGACATGGAATCAGGCCTTTGATGAACATAAGGACCGAAGACAGACGCTGTTTACCGTCAACGCACACAAGTGTTTCTTGAGGAGCTGCAGCATCTTGGTCCAGCCGTGGTTTCTGGTTTAGGATAATGGGTGGGATGTAGTAATTCTCTGGACGCCCTTGTCAGCCGTGCTGTCTGCAGTGGTGAATGCACTTACCCATCAGCGAATCGATCAAGCCCGTCATTCGATCAGCTGTATCGTAGCGTTAGTTTGGTAGCAGCGCGTTTGCGTACATTTGCCAACTCACCTGTCCAAACGACCTCTCGCTGGTAAACTGGGTCGACATCTATTACACCGCTCTCCATGAGACCTATGAGAATCAGGTTGCGGTCACCCAAGAAATGGCAATTCGCATACTCATCAGATATCCCAAGTTGCGCATTAGAACTACCGGCTGTGGCAACTGAGGCCGTGGCCTGTAGGTCTCGTCCTCAACATCCTCTTGCTTGATAATCGGCTGAGGTGCAGCGTCATGTTTTGCCCTATCGGCAGGGCGGGGAGGTCTAGCGCTGGTCTGGTTGATTTCCATGGCCGGCCAGGACCAGTGCGGTGGTGTTGCTAGAAGCTAGGTAGCTAGGTGTTGGAGGTCTAAAAGGGAGCCTAGCTCTGCTGTAATCTACCTAGCTCTAGAACTACCTGCAAGAAAGGGCTTGGTAAAAAAGAGGGGGTTTCTCTTCTCTAATTCAGTTACACTCTTCAGAAATTTATCGTTAAGTTTCTGTAGTAAAGAGCTAGAATTAAAGGCTTTTAGAAAAAAGGAGTAAATCAAACTCGGGGTTTTTAAAGGGCAACAAGGTGGGGCGGGCGCGTCAGGAGcttggcagcagcagcaaaacAGACCTGAGAAAATAGCAATAAATTGCTGTGGCATGAAGATGATTGTTGTTTGTAAGCAATTTGATCATACCATGACTTCCTCTCTATGAAAGTCTGCCATACCGTCTCTAACCACTTTCCGTAGCTGCGCAGCTGCGCGACCCATCTCACCGCCCGCTTTCAGGGCCTGCTCAAGACCGACAACGACAGCGGCTTCAGCTCTGTCATTGAACACCCTCTGTCGGTCCTCGCGATCCTCCAACATCTCTGCTTCTTCGTCTCTTGTCGCGCTAAAGAGATTTAGATGGGCGTACACGTTCGATCGTTCAGACAACATGTGGTGCTCGGTCTGCCAGAGCGGAAAATTGCTGTCGTTCGTGACCGATGCAAGCTGTGCGTGATATAGACCGACTCGTAAGAAGGAGGTGAGAGCGTCCATCTGCTTCACTTGGAGCTTCGCGTCGCTCTTGCCGTACGACTTTGCTTGCGACCATTTCCCCTCTCCTTCAGGCTTCCAGACAAGCAGGCTCAGGAAGCATTTCAGCATCTTTACCCACCCACCTGCGCAGCTCACAACTTCATCGCCCGCAACACCAATAAGCCACTGGAGCACCTCGAGGGCGAACGTGCGAGTTTCCGCGGACAGATGTGTCATCCCAGCTCTCGTATGGAGCAGGAGTTGATCTGCATGAGTGGCCACGTCGCTCTCCGGCAGAGCCTTGAGCAGCTTTAGCAACTGCTGCCGAACGGCATTTGAAGCGTCCAAGATAAGTCTCTGCACAGCAGGGATGATGACTGAAGCGGGCTGAGGTAATGGACTTCCTGGAGCAACGCCTGTAATGGCTGTGGTGAGAAAGGCCAGCGATTCCTGTCGCTGTTTGTCCGCTTTGTGATCAAGGAGACCCAGGTGATGTACACATTGTGCTTCGAGTGTTGGAGCATTTGCAGAGAGTGCCTGCTGCTTCAAAGATATTGCTACATCACCGTAAGTTATTCATCTCAACACAACGCCTGGAGCGCAGCTTACATTTCGCTTTGAAACTCGTGCTCGTCGCATTGGCAGCCTTTGGGGCGGTCTTTCCAACCCTCAACTTGGGTTTCTACAAAGCGTTAAAAGCGTATGCTTTGAAATGTGTCTTGGATTCCGCACCTGGAAATCCTTCCtcttgtccttcttctttttcgaGCTGGTCGTCATATTGGGCTTCAGCCGCAGTCAAGGTATTTGCTCCGATATGTTCCTGATGAGATAGTGGTCGCCGGAAGCATGAATACTGGTGGTCAAAGCCACAAGAACTATCTCATTTGTAGCTGCCTACCTGCGTTGCGATGCTGCGCGGAAAATTGAATATCTGCAAGACAGCGC
Above is a genomic segment from Ascochyta rabiei chromosome 10, complete sequence containing:
- a CDS encoding Type IV protein arginine methyltransferase, encoding MAEQATEQEILLAKRIISTAERHDVPALKVALKEGSANVQDPTATVATSPLHAAIASCGQAEEGKEADENAIQTVHILLENGAIWNDLNREDETPGCIALRLGQQKIYNLMVEAGVRAELLFAKMQALGLGTSAIEVEEEVSEEVSEEQPAAKKQKVSEDEAQAVAEAIEEKVLDDVSLDNKAYIRSQLRYKPGILLDESDNAVMMDWETEIMQRHAETLIPKKGLRTMNVGHGMGIVDTAILTHDPSEHHIIEAHPQVHQRLRETGWYDKPNVHIHEGRWQDVLPKLVEQGVVLDAIYYDTFAEDYAALKEFFAEYVIQLLAKDGKFGWYNGLGADRQICYDVYTKVSEIDLYEAGFDTTWEDIKVPAGLHGSKEWEGTRRPYWTIDVYRLPVNTFLK
- a CDS encoding rRNA processing protein, translating into MTTSSKKKKDKRKDFQKPKLRVGKTAPKAANATSTSFKAKSISLKQQALSANAPTLEAQCVHHLGLLDHKADKQRQESLAFLTTAITGVAPGSPLPQPASVIIPAVQRLILDASNAVRQQLLKLLKALPESDVATHADQLLLHTRAGMTHLSAETRTFALEVLQWLIGVAGDEVVSCAGGWVKMLKCFLSLLVWKPEGEGKWSQAKSYGKSDAKLQVKQMDALTSFLRVGLYHAQLASVTNDSNFPLWQTEHHMLSERSNVYAHLNLFSATRDEEAEMLEDREDRQRVFNDRAEAAVVVGLEQALKAGGEMGRAAAQLRKVVRDGMADFHREEVMV